ACAGTCCcgggacccccctcttttctcactgggTGAACAACCTTTGGCgtttcagagaaagagggattcCTTTGAAAAAGGGGTAAGGTCCtctctgaggaagggagaggaactgCCTAAAAGGTAAAGAGTCCCCCCCCCAAATGAGGGGGGACAAAGTGTTCCCTCAATGAGTCCTTAGgcggaaggacatcccctctgggactCCCAGAGGTTGAACCTACCCACGTTTTTTGCCTTGCGTGGCATCCTTTGGCGGGGAGACGGGAGTCCGGAGGTTGGGGCGATGCCGGCACGAGTAGCCCTGCGGCTAGAAAACCGcctttttggtcctctattctggcaaaaGGCGGCCTGATCCAGCCCGGGTcgggtcaatcggctggtctccctcgggaggctggggtcaagcagtcatgctgccgttggtccCACACCGTCCGGCGTACCAGTGAAACGGCAAATTGGCTGCGTGTTCCACTCTCACCCCTTTTTTGCTGTTAGacttggttctaacactcagcttccccttttggaccccgtggtgggggggggcgtgatggATAAGccctgccaagtacatggaaaaaaaaaacaaaaaatcccgaagccttacgtgcccccgggtggcaaaaaaaaaccccgagcacaggatcaCTGTCTCCTGCGGGCCAAGATGGGGGACAAACAGAAAAAGCATGTACAACATGCTGTCCCCAATCGCCAacgatggactctcgtgctggccccccaGGCCACACCCAGACCGGGAAAGGGCCCTGAGCACCCTCAGATCCCCACTGACTGAACAGGAGCACCAGCTAAACCCAGCCGAAACGGGGTCCCCCCAGAGAACCCCCAAAGCCAAAAGGGCGACCGAAACGTCCAGCCAACCGACTCGATGGCGAGTCGGGACCCCCAAAGGGGTTACCCGTTTTTAAAGGGTCCCCGTAAAcccaaggcttcgacaatgcctaccaaatggtggGGGGATTGGAGAGCCAGCCAAATCCGGGGGGTCGATCCGGTTGCGCAGATCAGGGCATGTCTCATCCCAAGAtcggcccccttttttcctgcgggaaaaacaaaggagctaaagatGGAGGAAGTGAGCCttcgccactgaatcccggggaaagggggccaagagggctacttggcttctcagtctcatacgtgTGGGGTGATGCATCACCCCCACAGGTCGTGGGGCCCCCGAATGTCGAAGGGAAGATTCCCCCCGGCAAGTCCTGGTGCCATAAAAGGTACCCCAAAGCCTACCCTTATCTGGTAACTGGGTACCCCCCCTTTTACAATTTACGTCCCGGGGAACCACTgcgtgtttcaagtgccagaagtacccCCACCAGGCTAACTGCCGCTAAGCCAAAATGTGgcgtctgtagcaaggcacaaacACCGGGGTGTGCATCAAGGctataaaaataaagacacaacAGCCAATTTCCCCTAACTGCGCCATGGGGCTCACGCCTGGAGCCGGGCTTCTCTGTCGGAAAAAGGGGCGGCCTAAAAGGGCAAGAGGTTCAAAGAACACcagtcttttttccctcccccccccaggcacctacgtctggggaggaAAAAGCAAAAGGTTCCCGACCTCCTAAAGGAGGAACTGCCCCCcacccgaaaccggagatctccgaaaaAATGGGTTTCCCCCCAAGTAAAACATGAAAGGGGAAACCACGGAAAAAAGGGTTCCCCAACAGCACCACATggtcctccccagatccagaagGCATTTTTCTTGACGAGGGGGACATTCGTCCTGATTCTGCGTATCACAGCATGGAAATTCCCTTTGTCCAGGCCCAAAGGAAGGGGCGGAGAAGGCAGTGAGATCGCCATGCAACTTTAAACACTGtcgcaagcataaagggaaggaaaaagggagggccaAAAATTCagcccaaccctccccctccccccaggtcaacccccctccccacctcaaccCAGGCTatcccctcacaggcagagcctaccaGGCTGATTCGTGCCACAACCGAATCAGAAAAGCTgcccctgcccaggcaaggccataaatgccagaaacagcctggccaaaaaaaacccaaaacactcaATCAGAGCTCCCAAaagggctctccaccccccagtggagccAGGGATAGCCGACGCCGAAGGGACCCCTCAACAGTGAGTCTCACAATGGGTTTCAACTCCGACTTAAACCGATCGACGATGccctctgatgtaactatcaattagtaacatcaggCACCAAaataagtattctgcagtggaaaatctgtggcttctcctcaaggagtgccatcctccacgcaatttGGGGATCAAAGGGGCATTGCATCgtctgctccaggagacatttccggaagctgttcgcttctccgggtatcacgctCGCGCTGCCACTTTCCGATGGCAAAAAAGGCCTGATGACCCCGGTCAAAACAACAAATTTCCCCGCTCCGCAATAGCCCATGCCCGCCGTGGgggttgaatctcttgccgtcgagatttaaATGGGCCCCCGAAAATTTTACAATGTGACAGCCGGCCACACTGAGTAGCTTAACATCACCCCGTTTCTTCTGCAGCCACGACCGAGTGTCatagggggggaaatttaatgCACACCCCCCCATCTGGGTCCTGCAGGGCACCGGGTGCGGCTGGCCATCactagccaacgtgcttgagacttccccgagatcgctctcctcaacaccaGGGCCAAACCCTTCGAGGGGGGGGTCCTAGCCCCACCCGACCACTGTGACTCTGGTGgagggattggctggcgtgtcgatgaaccctcactagtgaccattatggcactataaaaacCCCCCACGGGTGTGGCCCGCCCAAATACCCCGACcaatccaaaatggaaaacaaaaaggcACGGCGGCTTCCAAACGCCTTGGCCTGTGTCAGAGAAGCTGAACCCCCAAAAGAGCGAAATGTGGAAAGGGTCAAACCAGACTTTTAATGCCTTGATGAGGGAGCCTCACTGAAAACCCACCCAAAATCGGCCTGGGTCTGGGGTCCAAGGCGCCTGGTACTTCaaagacgagattagggagggcaAACCCCAGGGTAAATATGTCCAAAAaaatttctgaaggcaaagaacccccgcaAACTGCCCTCCTAAGGAGGCTGTCAGGGGTGCCAAGGGGAAATGCCACGAGGGGGCAGGAAAAATGGctaatggtgtgagtccttttgTCACCATacccccctctcagagctatggcaaaggGGCAAGCGAGCCCCACCGCTCACCCCGAGATGCACGCCCATGACCCCCGTCCCGAGGCCAACAGCTGGCGCTCGAGTTCTCTGCGAAACGGTAGCAACGCCTGCCCCGCCGAACTGAGGGAAAGACAAGAAGCctcaaccagacagacttgctcacatcagaaaagggcagccgaacccgataaatcAGACGTTTCtttttctgagggaactaagaatgcTTAAAGCCAGTTGTCACAGCCCGGGCGCTACGGGATCTC
The DNA window shown above is from Penaeus monodon isolate SGIC_2016 unplaced genomic scaffold, NSTDA_Pmon_1 PmonScaffold_3068, whole genome shotgun sequence and carries:
- the LOC119570539 gene encoding WAS/WASL-interacting protein family member 1-like; this encodes MLSPIANDGLSCWPPRPHPDRERALSTLRSPLTEQEHQLNPAETGSPQRTPKAKRATETSSQPTRWSWGPRMSKGRFPPASPGAIKGTPKPTLIWHLRLGRKKQKVPDLLKEELPPTRNRRSPKKWVSPQVKHERGNHGKKGSPTAPHGPPQIQKVNPPPHLNPGYPLTGRAYQADSCHNRIRKAAPAQSSQKGSPPPSGARDSRRRRDPSTVSLTMGFNSDLNRSTMPSDGTGCGWPSLANVLETSPRSLSSTPGPNPSRGGS